In the Longimicrobium sp. genome, CACCAGCGGCCCCGTGCGGACCGGAAGCCGCGAGGGGATCTCGGCCAGGAATTCCGCGAGTGCCTGCTGCGACACCTCGAACGACTGCGGCTCGGGCAGGGTGCCGCCCATGTACCGGTACCACGCCCACCCCGGCCCGTATCCCCACGGCGTTCCGCTGTGTGGCGCCTCCGGCGTGACTACGACGGCGCCCGGCGCCAGGTGCGGGGCGAGCGACAGCAGGTCGAACCGGTCCGACCCGCGCCCGTGCAGCAGCACCACCAGTGGGGCGCCGTCCTGGACGTCGGGCGGAACGGCGGCTTCGTATTTCAGCATCAGCGCTCCGCGGAGGCCGAAGGGCGGCCGGAGGTGCCGAGCGGGCCGCGGCCGATGGACATGATGCCGCCCAGGATCAGCAGAAGGGCGAGCACCACGCCCGCGAGCGCCACGCCGTGCGCCTTCTTTCCATCCGGCTGCTTCTTGGCGTACGCCGACAGCGCGGGCATCACGATGGCGGCGGCGATCATCATGGTCAGGTGCCCCATCAGCGCGCCGTACCAGATACCGGTGAGGACCAGCGCAATCCCAAGCAGCACCTGCAGATGCAGCAGCCCCGTGAACGCCGCCGTCAGGCCGCGCGAGGG is a window encoding:
- a CDS encoding alpha/beta hydrolase, which encodes MLKYEAAVPPDVQDGAPLVVLLHGRGSDRFDLLSLAPHLAPGAVVVTPEAPHSGTPWGYGPGWAWYRYMGGTLPEPQSFEVSQQALAEFLAEIPSRLPVRTGPLV